In the Sphingobacterium sp. PCS056 genome, TCAGGTGGAGCATTATTGTGATCCCGATATCGATTGCTATTGGAAGTACTGTAGCATTTTTTCTATGGATCTTGAATTTAGCAATACATTATAGATTTGAGCATACTTATCTTTTATATCTGTTGCCAGTAGCTGGGCTTGTTATTCATTTACTTTACCAATCTATAGGAAAGTCTTCTGAGAGAGGTAATAACCTCATAATGGATGAAATACATCAACCTGGAGGAGGTGTACCAAAGCGAATGGCTCCCATTGTACTTTTCGCGACAGTCATTACACATCTTTTCGGAGGTTCAGCCGGCCGAGAGGGGACTGCAGTCCAGATCGGGGGAAGTATTGCCCAAATGTTTGGAAAATGGTTTCGCCTCAATCAAAGAGATATGAGCATTGTGCTAACGGCCGGAATAGCCGCAGGTTTCGGGGCAGTATTTGGAACTCCTGTCGCAGGTGCTATATTTGCGTTGGAGGTATTGGCTATAGGTAAAATTAAATATGATGCCCTGCTTCCATGCCTCATAGCTGGTACCGTTGGCGATATAACAGTATCGGCCTGGAAGATACACCATACCCATTATCATATTGATGCTATTTCCCCGTCTGGACAAACTTTTTGGCTTTCAGAATACGTATCCTTTGATATGCTGTTGCTGGGAAAAATTATAATAGCTTCCATTGCATTTGGATTGGCCAGTTTTATGTTTGCTGAAATGGCCCACCGAATCAAAGCAGGTATGGTAGGTTTAGTCTCAAAAAAATGGCTTATTCCCATGATTGGAGGTTGCATTATTATTCTATTGACGCGTGTCACTGGTAAGCCCGACTACTTGAGCTTAGGTGTAGATCCCGAATACCAAGGAGCTGTAACTATTCAATCAGCATTCCAATCTGGTGGTTCCGATACATGGAGCTGGTTGTGGAAAACCATTTACACTACCATTACATTGGGTACAGGTTTTAAAGGTGGAGAAGTAACGCCGCTATTTTACATTGGAGCGACGTTGGGCAACACGCTTTCCGAGCTTATGAATGCACCAGTAGGTTTATTTGCAGCGCTTGGATTTATTGCCGTTTTTTCTGGGGCAACCAATACACCGCTTGCCTGTACATTAATGGGGGTGGAGCTTTTTGGCGGTGAATATACTCTCTATTATGCCATTGCCTGTTGTACCGCCTATTTCTTCAGTGGACACTCAGGTATATACAGTGCTCAGCGTATAGAAGTACCCAAAATATTCGATTCCTATTTTTCATCGGATACAACTTTATCCGAATCAGGTAAAAGGAGGGATGATTTTCTACAATATCATATCAGCAACTTTAAAAAAATGGTGAAAAAAAATAAATAGCCCTGTGATTCGAATGAATCTATGAATATATCTTTAATTTTTAGATTGATGATAATGACAATAGTATCATTATTAATTTGATTTTATAATATGCAATTTCGCAAGATTATTCACTATAATTGGTTAATGGCGATGGATAAAAAAAAGATAGCAATAAAAGATAAACTGGAAG is a window encoding:
- a CDS encoding voltage-gated chloride channel family protein, whose amino-acid sequence is MMRIEHISILRQLVRWSIIVIPISIAIGSTVAFFLWILNLAIHYRFEHTYLLYLLPVAGLVIHLLYQSIGKSSERGNNLIMDEIHQPGGGVPKRMAPIVLFATVITHLFGGSAGREGTAVQIGGSIAQMFGKWFRLNQRDMSIVLTAGIAAGFGAVFGTPVAGAIFALEVLAIGKIKYDALLPCLIAGTVGDITVSAWKIHHTHYHIDAISPSGQTFWLSEYVSFDMLLLGKIIIASIAFGLASFMFAEMAHRIKAGMVGLVSKKWLIPMIGGCIIILLTRVTGKPDYLSLGVDPEYQGAVTIQSAFQSGGSDTWSWLWKTIYTTITLGTGFKGGEVTPLFYIGATLGNTLSELMNAPVGLFAALGFIAVFSGATNTPLACTLMGVELFGGEYTLYYAIACCTAYFFSGHSGIYSAQRIEVPKIFDSYFSSDTTLSESGKRRDDFLQYHISNFKKMVKKNK